One segment of Cydia fagiglandana chromosome 12, ilCydFagi1.1, whole genome shotgun sequence DNA contains the following:
- the LOC134669295 gene encoding uncharacterized protein LOC134669295, whose amino-acid sequence MAKPIRSSVRSMLFKIICNYNQVRHDENERLLEKKRILDEIIQATAGVDDENVRETIQKLASELKNVIDNNASESSYLEKVSTMTGASIRTLRTIKKEGSINQGQWNTPGKKRPRPPTVSNLDNFDVSAIRNKINEFYCVKKQVPTLRALHADLKESIGFSGCCETLRKILHENGFEFKKNKEERSILMEKFEISGWRQRFLRAIHGVT is encoded by the exons ATGGCTAAACCGATTAGAAGCAGTGTGAGGAGCATGTTATTTAAGATAATCTGTAACTATAATCAAGTTCGACACGACGAAAATGAGAGATTACTAGAAAAGAAGCGAATATTGGACGAAATCATTCAGGCGACCG cgGGCGTAGATGACGAAAATGTTAGAGAAACTATTCAAAAGCTAGCAAGCGAACTGAAGAATGTTATTGATAATAACGCATCAGAATCAAGTTATTTAGAGAAAGTGTCTACTATGACag gtgcAAGCATTCGTACACTACGCACAATTAAAAAAGAGGGTTCTATTAACCAAGGCCAATGGAATACGCCAGGGAAAAAACGACCCCGGCCACCAACTGTGTCAAATTTAGACAATTTTGATGTGTCAGCCAtccgtaataaaattaatgagttTTATTGCGTCAAAAAGCAGGTACCTACTCTAAGAGCCTTACATGCGGATTTGAAAGAATCTATAGGATTCTCAGGATGTTGTGAAACACTGAGGAAAATACTACACGAGAACGGatttgagtttaaaaaaaataaagaagagCGCTCCATCCTCATGGAAAAGTTTGAAATATCTGGGTGGAGGCAAAGGTTTCTTAGagctatacacggtgtaacatga
- the LOC134669602 gene encoding survival motor neuron protein, whose product MSANKILFERGVRNASQSEQYEGVEGNDWDDTSLNSAYDSAMKIAKAEVAKRVAMSTNTQLEDRDDPKQSKKAAKAQQPGASSSKTKKEWKAGMACRAVYDDDGLEYEAFVLRVVDDNHCVVRFLGYENCEMVPIESLTPSLGKKERQKQIEQAALEKEDYPNFDWRECESDRTMGKKQKEQANDQPNLEWRECESDRAMSPGSTDYSYGRKQKSPKKKKNQKANFEFPDMPFPMPSMPSMQMRNMMGNLGSIEMPLPPPPISIPTERPDPEEQAVSSMLMSWYMSGYYTGLYQGMKR is encoded by the exons ATGTCtgcaaacaaaattttatttgagAGAGGTGTGCGTAATGCT TCTCAATCTGAACAATATGAAGGGGTGGAAGGTAACGACTGGGACGATACCTCGCTCAACTCCGCGTACGACTCGGCGATGAAAATAGCGAAGGCTGAGGTCGCGAAACGAGTGGCTATGTCTACAAACACACAACTGGAGGACCGCGATG ATCCAAAACAATCCAAAAAGGCTGCAAAAGCGCAACAGCCAGGGGCCAGCTCATCAAAGACAAAGAAAGAATGGAAAGCAGGCATGGCATGCAGAGCGGTTTATGACGACGACGGGCTTGAGTATGAGGCGTTTGTGCTCCGAGTAGTTGATGATAACCATTGCGTAGTTCGATTCTTAG GTTACGAAAATTGTGAAATGGTGCCAATAGAGAGCCTAACACCCAGCCTTGGCAAGAAAGAGCGTCAAAAGCAAATAGAACAAGCTGCACTTGAGAAGGAAGATTATCCCAATTTCGATTGGAGAGAGTGCGAGAGTGATAGAACTATGGGTAAGAAGCAAAAGGAACAGGCGAATGATCAGCCAAACTTGGAATGGAGGGAATGTGAGAGTGATAGAGCTATGAGCCCTGGAAGTACAG ACTATTCATACGGAAGAAAACAGAAGTCGCCCAAAAAGAAGAAAAATCAGAAAGCTAATTTCGAGTTTCCTGATATGCCGTTCCCAATGCCCAGTATGCCGAGTATGCAGATGCGAAACATGATGGGAAAT CTCGGTTCCATAGAGATGCCGTTACCCCCGCCGCCGATCTCGATCCCAACGGAGCGCCCCGACCCGGAGGAGCAAGCGGTATCTTCCATGCTAATGAGCTGGTACATGAGCGGGTATTACACGGGACTGTACCAGGGAATGAAACGGTAA